Proteins encoded by one window of Martelella endophytica:
- the apaG gene encoding Co2+/Mg2+ efflux protein ApaG, with the protein METAVTHGIEVRAEAFFLEERSNPDEDEFVWSYHIEIINHGSHPVRLVSRHWTITNADGASEIVEGSGVVGKQPLLESGGQFEYSSAAPLDTPSGIMVGHYMIERGAEELLQVTIPPMSLDSPYEDRAYH; encoded by the coding sequence ATGGAAACGGCAGTCACGCATGGCATCGAAGTTCGGGCAGAGGCGTTCTTCCTTGAAGAGCGTTCGAACCCGGACGAGGATGAGTTCGTCTGGTCCTACCATATCGAGATCATCAATCACGGGTCGCATCCGGTGCGGCTCGTTTCTCGTCACTGGACGATCACCAACGCCGACGGCGCCTCCGAAATCGTTGAGGGCAGCGGCGTAGTCGGAAAACAACCGCTGCTCGAAAGCGGCGGCCAATTCGAATACAGCTCCGCTGCGCCGCTCGATACTCCGTCAGGCATCATGGTCGGCCACTACATGATCGAACGCGGCGCGGAGGAATTGCTGCAGGTCACCATTCCGCCAATGTCGCTCGATTCCCCTTACGAAGACCGGGCTTACCACTGA
- a CDS encoding ABC transporter ATP-binding protein has product MTTETLLKADDVRVTFEIHRRGSMPWTKPQPLHAVNGVSFELKPGETLGIVGESGCGKSTLARAIIRMVPATGAATWADGTNLLSLTPKAMMRYRNDIQMIFQDPLASLNPRMQVGDIIAEPLLTHNPGMSRREARERVGEMMSRVGLLPNQINRYPHEFSGGQCQRIGIARALIVRPKLIICDEPVSALDVSIQAQVINLLMELQRELGLALMFIAHDLSVVKHISTRVMVLYLGRVMEVAPSADLYTNPQHPYTQALLSAVPIPDPDIERSKKVLAIEGDLPSPLNPPSGCVFRTRCPRATSLCAEKEPPLAPATGNEAHQVACHYPGPAKAEELQEAV; this is encoded by the coding sequence ATGACGACAGAAACGCTTCTGAAAGCGGATGACGTCCGCGTCACTTTCGAAATCCACCGCCGCGGCAGCATGCCCTGGACCAAGCCGCAGCCTCTGCATGCCGTCAATGGCGTCAGTTTCGAACTGAAGCCCGGCGAGACGCTCGGCATCGTCGGCGAGAGCGGCTGCGGAAAGTCGACGCTCGCCCGCGCCATCATCCGCATGGTGCCGGCCACGGGGGCGGCGACATGGGCAGACGGGACCAACCTTCTGTCGCTGACACCGAAGGCGATGATGCGCTATCGCAACGACATCCAGATGATCTTCCAGGATCCGCTGGCGAGCCTCAATCCGCGCATGCAGGTCGGCGATATCATCGCCGAGCCGCTTCTGACGCATAATCCCGGCATGTCGCGGAGGGAAGCGCGCGAACGGGTCGGCGAGATGATGAGCCGCGTCGGCCTTCTGCCGAACCAGATCAACCGCTATCCGCACGAATTCTCCGGCGGCCAGTGCCAGCGCATCGGCATTGCCCGGGCGCTGATCGTGCGGCCGAAGCTGATCATTTGCGACGAGCCGGTCTCCGCACTCGACGTCTCGATCCAGGCGCAGGTGATCAACCTGTTGATGGAGCTGCAGCGGGAGCTTGGCCTCGCGCTGATGTTCATCGCCCACGACCTCTCCGTCGTGAAGCACATCTCGACACGGGTGATGGTGCTCTACCTCGGCCGGGTGATGGAGGTGGCGCCGAGCGCCGATCTCTACACCAACCCGCAGCATCCCTACACGCAGGCCCTTCTCTCGGCCGTGCCGATCCCCGATCCGGATATCGAGCGCAGCAAGAAGGTGCTTGCGATCGAGGGTGACCTGCCGAGCCCGCTCAATCCGCCATCGGGCTGCGTCTTCCGCACCCGCTGCCCGCGCGCCACTTCGCTCTGCGCCGAGAAGGAACCGCCGCTCGCGCCCGCGACAGGCAATGAAGCGCATCAGGTGGCGTGTCATTATCCCGGCCCGGCGAAGGCGGAGGAGTTGCAGGAGGCTGTGTAG
- a CDS encoding ABC transporter permease subunit has product MIIEKQKMHSLSEALAEQAEKGHSPWADARVRFFKNRQAVIGLCLLVFVVVFAVAGPFIARWPIDEIDFMVMGDIARDGGPSFANGHYFGTDDLGRDLFARTVLGTQISLAVGLIGASIAVLVGTIYGATSGYFGGRIDNLMMRTVDILLAIPYMFVLILLLVMFGRSIVLLFVGIGLLSWLDMSRIVRGQTLSLKGREYIEAAQATGVAPRTIIRRHIVPNLLGVVIVYATLLVPGMILSESFISFLGLGVQEPLTSLGALISQGASTMNYGTLWQLIFPLFFFIVTLFSFFFLGDGLRDALDPKDR; this is encoded by the coding sequence ATGATCATCGAGAAGCAGAAAATGCACAGCCTTTCCGAGGCGCTTGCCGAGCAGGCCGAAAAGGGCCACTCGCCCTGGGCCGATGCCCGCGTGCGGTTCTTCAAGAACCGACAGGCCGTCATCGGGCTCTGTCTGCTCGTCTTCGTCGTTGTCTTCGCGGTCGCGGGGCCGTTCATCGCCCGCTGGCCGATCGACGAGATCGACTTCATGGTGATGGGCGATATCGCGCGCGATGGCGGCCCTTCGTTTGCGAACGGCCACTATTTCGGCACCGACGACCTCGGCCGCGATCTCTTCGCCCGCACCGTGCTCGGCACCCAGATATCCCTCGCCGTCGGCCTCATCGGCGCGTCGATCGCGGTCCTGGTCGGCACCATTTATGGCGCGACGTCAGGCTATTTCGGCGGCCGCATCGACAATCTGATGATGCGCACCGTCGATATCCTGCTCGCCATTCCCTACATGTTCGTGCTGATCCTGCTTCTGGTGATGTTCGGCCGTTCCATTGTCCTGCTATTCGTCGGCATCGGGCTTTTGTCGTGGCTCGACATGAGCCGGATCGTGCGCGGCCAGACGTTGTCGCTCAAGGGGCGGGAATATATCGAGGCGGCGCAGGCAACCGGTGTGGCGCCGCGCACCATCATCCGCCGCCATATCGTGCCCAATCTTCTCGGCGTCGTCATCGTCTATGCGACGCTGCTGGTGCCGGGGATGATCCTGTCGGAGAGCTTTATCTCGTTCCTCGGCCTCGGCGTGCAGGAGCCGCTGACGAGTCTTGGCGCGCTGATCTCGCAGGGGGCGTCGACCATGAACTACGGCACGCTCTGGCAGCTGATCTTCCCGCTGTTCTTCTTTATCGTCACGCTGTTCTCGTTCTTCTTCCTGGGCGATGGCCTGCGCGATGCGCTCGACCCGAAGGATCGATGA
- a CDS encoding O-succinylhomoserine sulfhydrylase has protein sequence MKKSWRPQTKLVHGGSLRSQFGEMSEGIFMTQGFLYENSAAAEARFKGEEEGFIYARYGSPTNDMFEKRMCALEGAEEARATASGMAAVSAAILCQLRAGDHIVAARALFGSCRWVVETLAPKYGIECTLVDGRDLANFEAAIRPNTKLFFLESPTNPTLEVVDIAGVAKLAHQAGARLVVDNVFATALYQKPLELGADVVIYSATKHIDGQGRCLGGVVLSSKEWIEEELQDYFRHTGPALSPFNAWLLMKGLETFPLRVRQQTESAGKIADFLADQKQVARVVYPGRADHPQADIIAKQMTAGSSLIAFELKGGKEAAFAFQDALDIVSISNNLGDSKSLITHPATTTHKNLSDEARAELGISGGTIRFSAGIEDTDDLLEDFAQALAKLPT, from the coding sequence ATGAAGAAGTCCTGGCGTCCTCAAACCAAGCTCGTGCATGGCGGCAGCCTGCGTTCGCAGTTCGGCGAAATGTCGGAAGGCATCTTCATGACCCAAGGGTTCCTCTACGAGAATTCCGCCGCGGCCGAGGCCCGCTTCAAGGGCGAGGAAGAAGGCTTCATCTACGCCCGCTACGGCAGCCCGACCAATGACATGTTCGAAAAGCGCATGTGCGCGCTCGAAGGCGCGGAAGAAGCCCGCGCCACCGCATCCGGCATGGCCGCCGTTTCCGCCGCCATTCTCTGCCAGCTGCGCGCCGGCGATCACATCGTGGCGGCGCGTGCGCTGTTCGGCTCGTGCCGCTGGGTGGTCGAAACGCTGGCACCGAAATACGGCATTGAGTGCACACTGGTCGATGGCCGCGACCTTGCCAATTTCGAAGCTGCCATCCGTCCGAACACCAAGCTGTTCTTCCTCGAGAGCCCCACCAACCCGACGCTGGAAGTCGTTGATATTGCAGGCGTTGCCAAGCTCGCCCATCAGGCCGGCGCCCGCCTCGTCGTCGACAACGTATTCGCTACCGCGCTCTACCAGAAGCCGCTCGAACTCGGCGCAGACGTGGTGATCTATTCGGCGACCAAGCATATCGACGGTCAGGGCCGCTGCCTTGGCGGCGTCGTGCTGTCATCGAAGGAGTGGATCGAGGAAGAGTTGCAGGACTATTTCCGCCACACAGGACCGGCGCTGTCGCCGTTCAATGCCTGGCTTCTGATGAAGGGGCTCGAGACCTTCCCGCTTCGCGTCCGCCAGCAGACTGAAAGCGCCGGCAAGATCGCCGATTTCCTGGCCGACCAGAAGCAGGTTGCGCGCGTCGTCTATCCCGGCCGCGCCGACCATCCGCAGGCGGATATCATCGCCAAGCAGATGACCGCCGGCTCCTCCCTGATCGCCTTTGAACTGAAGGGTGGCAAGGAAGCGGCCTTTGCCTTCCAGGATGCGCTCGACATCGTCTCGATTTCCAACAATCTCGGTGATTCCAAGAGCCTGATCACGCATCCGGCCACCACCACCCACAAGAACCTCTCCGACGAGGCCCGTGCCGAGCTCGGCATCTCGGGCGGCACGATCCGCTTCTCCGCCGGCATCGAGGATACCGACGACCTGCTGGAGGATTTCGCCCAGGCGCTTGCAAAATTGCCGACTTGA
- a CDS encoding oligopeptide/dipeptide ABC transporter ATP-binding protein → MALLDVNNLSVRFTTNSGPVYAVRGVNMQLDRGETLAIVGESGSGKSQTVFAMMGLLAANGEASGSVTFDGTEILNAPPKVINPIRANRMAIIFQDPMTSLNPYMRVSEQMAEVLQLHKGMSRRSAVAEAARMLDAVRIPDAKSRVNLYPHEFSGGMRQRVMIAMALLCRPDVLIADEPTTALDVTVQAQIMKLLADLQREFGMALILITHDLGVVAGSSERVIVMYGGQIMEKGPVNPIFKDPTHPYTRGLLNSIPRVDRQDEALLSIPGNPPNMAKLQQGCPFAPRCEFAGEDCVEHLDPLTEFAPGRLRACNRPVSVVTGENA, encoded by the coding sequence ATGGCGCTACTCGACGTCAACAATCTGAGTGTCCGCTTCACCACCAATTCCGGACCGGTCTATGCCGTGCGCGGCGTCAACATGCAGCTCGATCGCGGCGAAACGCTCGCCATCGTCGGCGAAAGCGGCTCGGGCAAGAGCCAGACCGTTTTCGCGATGATGGGCCTGCTGGCCGCCAACGGCGAGGCCTCCGGCTCGGTGACGTTTGACGGAACCGAAATCCTGAATGCCCCGCCGAAGGTCATCAACCCGATCCGCGCCAATCGCATGGCGATCATCTTCCAGGATCCGATGACCTCGCTGAACCCCTATATGCGGGTATCGGAGCAGATGGCCGAGGTGCTGCAGCTGCACAAGGGTATGAGCCGCCGTTCCGCCGTTGCCGAAGCCGCGAGGATGCTTGATGCCGTGCGCATTCCGGACGCGAAATCGCGGGTCAATCTCTATCCCCACGAATTCTCCGGCGGCATGCGCCAGCGGGTTATGATCGCGATGGCGCTGCTCTGTCGCCCCGATGTGCTGATCGCGGACGAGCCGACCACTGCGCTCGACGTGACGGTGCAGGCGCAGATCATGAAGCTGCTTGCCGACCTGCAGCGCGAATTCGGCATGGCGCTGATTCTGATCACCCACGATCTCGGTGTCGTCGCCGGTTCGTCGGAGCGCGTGATCGTCATGTATGGCGGGCAGATCATGGAGAAGGGACCGGTCAATCCGATCTTCAAGGATCCGACCCATCCCTATACCCGCGGTCTGCTGAACTCCATTCCGCGCGTCGACCGGCAGGATGAGGCGCTGCTGTCGATCCCCGGAAACCCGCCGAACATGGCGAAGCTGCAGCAGGGCTGTCCCTTTGCCCCGCGCTGCGAATTTGCCGGCGAGGACTGTGTCGAGCATCTCGATCCGCTGACGGAATTCGCCCCTGGCAGGCTGAGGGCCTGCAACCGCCCGGTCTCCGTGGTCACGGGAGAAAACGCATGA
- a CDS encoding 2'-deoxycytidine 5'-triphosphate deaminase, with protein sequence MSHTPGILADNAIAGLFETGRLTAEAALDDDQIQPASLDLRLGAKAYRVRASFLPGPGHRVADKLSRLSLHEIDLTEGAVLETGCVYLVELMEGLSLDPAMSASTNPKSSTGRLDIFTRVLADHAQEFDIIPAGYNGPLYLEISPRTFPVIVRKGSRLSQIRFRVGHAVLAEDELMALHHAETLVASDMPNVSGGGIALSIDLAGEGLVGYRGKHHTGVIDVDRKAGYDVLDFWEPIEGRGKGELILDPDEFYILVSREAVHVPPLYAAEMTPFDPLVGEFRVHYAGFFDPGFGHAGAGGKGSRAVLEVRSHEVPFILEHGQIVGRLVYERMLTPPARLYGAGLNSNYQAQGLKLSKHFRAG encoded by the coding sequence ATGTCGCACACCCCCGGAATTCTCGCGGATAACGCCATTGCCGGTCTCTTCGAAACGGGCCGTCTCACCGCGGAGGCGGCGCTCGATGATGACCAGATCCAGCCGGCCAGCCTCGATCTTCGTCTGGGCGCAAAAGCCTATCGCGTGCGGGCAAGCTTCCTGCCGGGGCCGGGACACCGCGTCGCCGACAAGCTCTCCCGCCTCAGCCTGCACGAAATCGACCTTACCGAAGGGGCAGTGTTGGAAACGGGCTGCGTCTATCTTGTCGAACTGATGGAAGGCCTGTCGCTCGATCCCGCCATGTCGGCCTCCACCAATCCGAAGAGCTCGACCGGAAGGCTCGATATCTTCACCCGCGTTCTCGCCGATCATGCGCAGGAATTTGACATCATTCCAGCGGGTTACAACGGTCCGCTCTACCTCGAGATCTCGCCGCGCACCTTTCCGGTAATCGTACGCAAGGGCTCGCGCCTGTCGCAGATTCGCTTCCGCGTCGGCCATGCCGTGCTTGCCGAGGATGAACTGATGGCGCTGCATCATGCAGAAACGCTGGTCGCAAGTGACATGCCGAATGTTTCAGGCGGCGGCATCGCGCTGTCGATCGATCTCGCGGGCGAAGGGCTGGTCGGCTATCGCGGTAAGCATCACACCGGTGTCATCGATGTCGATCGCAAGGCGGGCTACGACGTCCTCGATTTCTGGGAGCCGATCGAGGGACGCGGCAAGGGCGAACTGATCCTCGATCCGGACGAGTTCTACATCCTCGTCTCGCGGGAGGCCGTGCACGTGCCGCCGCTCTATGCCGCGGAGATGACGCCGTTCGATCCGCTGGTCGGCGAGTTCCGGGTGCATTATGCCGGCTTCTTCGATCCGGGTTTCGGCCATGCCGGGGCAGGGGGCAAGGGCTCGCGCGCTGTGCTGGAGGTCAGAAGCCACGAGGTGCCGTTCATTCTCGAACATGGCCAGATTGTCGGCCGGCTGGTCTATGAGCGGATGCTGACGCCACCGGCGCGGCTCTATGGCGCCGGCCTCAATTCCAACTACCAGGCGCAGGGCCTCAAGCTTTCGAAGCATTTTCGCGCCGGCTGA
- a CDS encoding APC family permease codes for MAMRRDIGLVGLTFVAVGGVLGSGWLFAPLDTAQLAGPASIISWLIGAVAMLLIALTYAENSTLFPIAGGIARIPQFSHGRLLALAMGWSAWVGYCTTAPIEVKASLGYAASYLPWLTNSAGGLTFSGYLAAAVFLAVLTVINVFGVAWFARVNTTMTWFKLVVPVIFIVVIVASRFESSNFTSAGGFAPFGVQGIFAAVSTGGVVFAFIGFRHAIDLAGEVHNAQRVIPLALIFSVLICLAIYGGLQIAFVGAIDPASLASGWQTVEASHELGPLGALATSLGVLWLLSLLNVAAVVSPAGSGLVSVSSNARLALAMSNNGVFPRIFATLNSFGVPLWALVLNYVVALFMLIILPFQQILALNSAAVVLSFIAGPVSMVAFRYLAPNARRPFVVPAAGAVGAVAFAIATLMIYWSGWSTIWVLLTLLAVGAVLFFARFAIIGREDLEPKSAIWFLVYMAGLTIASYFGGFGGGLGLIPHPVDSLLVALFGLAMFGFAVRGRVSQEVFDRFRHEQRVFERKEYGHADEEDLMSRE; via the coding sequence ATGGCAATGCGACGCGATATTGGGTTGGTTGGACTGACTTTTGTGGCCGTTGGCGGCGTGCTCGGTTCGGGGTGGCTGTTTGCCCCGCTCGACACCGCGCAACTGGCCGGTCCGGCTTCGATCATTTCCTGGCTGATTGGTGCGGTGGCGATGCTGCTTATCGCACTTACCTATGCCGAAAATTCCACTCTGTTTCCGATTGCCGGCGGTATCGCCCGCATACCGCAGTTCTCCCATGGCCGGCTCCTGGCGCTGGCGATGGGCTGGAGCGCCTGGGTCGGTTATTGCACGACCGCGCCGATCGAGGTGAAGGCCTCGCTCGGCTATGCGGCTTCCTACCTGCCATGGTTGACCAACAGTGCCGGCGGCCTGACCTTCTCTGGTTATCTCGCCGCAGCCGTTTTCCTCGCCGTCCTCACCGTTATCAACGTGTTTGGCGTCGCCTGGTTCGCGCGGGTCAACACCACCATGACCTGGTTCAAGCTGGTTGTTCCGGTGATCTTCATCGTGGTCATCGTCGCCTCCCGCTTCGAATCCTCCAATTTCACCTCGGCCGGCGGCTTCGCTCCGTTTGGGGTGCAAGGCATCTTCGCCGCGGTCTCGACCGGTGGCGTCGTGTTCGCGTTCATCGGCTTCCGCCATGCCATCGACCTTGCGGGCGAAGTGCACAATGCGCAAAGGGTCATTCCGCTCGCGCTGATCTTCTCGGTGCTGATCTGCCTTGCGATCTATGGCGGGCTGCAGATCGCATTCGTTGGCGCCATCGATCCGGCCTCGCTTGCCAGCGGCTGGCAGACCGTCGAGGCAAGCCATGAGCTCGGTCCGCTTGGCGCCCTTGCCACCTCGCTCGGCGTGCTCTGGCTGCTCAGCCTGCTGAATGTCGCTGCGGTGGTCTCTCCGGCCGGTTCCGGCCTCGTCTCGGTCTCGTCCAACGCCCGTCTGGCGCTTGCCATGTCGAACAATGGCGTGTTCCCGCGGATCTTCGCGACGCTGAACAGCTTTGGCGTTCCGCTATGGGCGCTGGTGCTGAACTATGTCGTGGCGCTCTTTATGCTGATCATCCTGCCGTTCCAGCAGATCCTGGCGCTCAACAGCGCCGCCGTGGTGCTCTCCTTCATCGCCGGCCCGGTCTCTATGGTGGCGTTCCGCTATCTGGCACCGAATGCCCGGCGCCCGTTCGTGGTGCCGGCTGCCGGCGCCGTCGGCGCTGTTGCCTTCGCGATTGCGACGCTGATGATCTACTGGTCGGGTTGGAGCACGATCTGGGTGCTGCTGACGCTGCTCGCTGTCGGTGCCGTGCTGTTCTTCGCGCGGTTTGCGATCATCGGCCGCGAGGACCTCGAGCCGAAGAGCGCCATCTGGTTCCTCGTCTACATGGCGGGGCTTACGATCGCTTCCTATTTCGGCGGCTTCGGCGGCGGGCTCGGCCTCATACCGCATCCGGTGGACTCGCTCCTTGTTGCCCTGTTCGGCCTTGCCATGTTCGGCTTTGCCGTGCGCGGCCGGGTGTCGCAGGAAGTGTTCGACCGGTTCCGCCACGAGCAGCGCGTGTTCGAACGCAAGGAATATGGTCACGCCGATGAAGAGGACCTGATGTCGCGCGAATAG
- a CDS encoding HpcH/HpaI aldolase family protein, which yields MTVSAPRNAFKRRLLAGETVYGLWLMSTSPVMAEAASLVGFDWLLFDTEHSPIDIGGVQPLLQAAAAGASAILARPAWNDRVLIKRMLDIGAQTLVVPFVETADEARQAVISTRYPPLGRRGVSGGTRASRYGFAPDYFTTANDEICLLVQVETREAVAELDAIAAVDGVDGVFIGPADLAASLGHLGNPGHPDVVAVLKDALARILAVGKAPGILAMNAETARTYAEWGYRFVGVGTDMGLFAANAKAALAAVASPS from the coding sequence ATGACGGTGAGCGCACCGAGAAACGCCTTCAAGCGCCGGCTGCTGGCCGGCGAGACGGTTTATGGGCTGTGGCTGATGTCGACGAGCCCGGTGATGGCGGAGGCGGCCTCGCTCGTCGGCTTCGACTGGTTGCTGTTCGACACCGAGCATTCCCCGATCGATATCGGCGGCGTTCAGCCGCTGCTGCAGGCCGCTGCCGCCGGCGCTTCCGCCATTCTCGCCCGGCCTGCCTGGAACGATCGTGTGCTGATCAAGCGGATGCTCGACATCGGGGCGCAGACGCTAGTCGTGCCCTTCGTCGAGACCGCCGACGAGGCGCGCCAGGCCGTGATCTCGACGCGTTATCCGCCGCTCGGTCGCCGCGGTGTTTCCGGCGGCACGCGCGCCAGTCGCTACGGTTTCGCTCCGGACTATTTCACCACCGCCAACGACGAGATCTGCCTTCTTGTGCAGGTCGAGACCCGCGAGGCGGTCGCAGAACTCGATGCGATCGCCGCGGTCGATGGCGTCGATGGCGTGTTTATCGGCCCTGCCGATCTCGCCGCCTCTCTCGGCCACCTCGGCAATCCCGGTCATCCGGACGTGGTGGCGGTGCTGAAGGATGCGCTTGCCCGCATTCTCGCCGTCGGCAAGGCTCCGGGCATTTTGGCCATGAACGCGGAAACGGCGCGGACCTATGCCGAATGGGGGTATCGCTTCGTCGGCGTCGGCACGGACATGGGGCTTTTCGCAGCCAATGCGAAGGCCGCCCTTGCCGCGGTCGCCAGCCCTTCATAG
- the oppB gene encoding oligopeptide ABC transporter permease OppB translates to MTGYIIKRLFVAIPTILLLIVFSFFLMHAAPGGPFTSERALPPQVLANINAKYGLDQPLIKQLIDYIWGIATRFDFGPSFVYPDQTVNSIIAQGFPVTLTYGFLSAIVAVLVGVTLGVVAAVRHNTWLDSLAVGVSVGAQVLPNFVMAPILVLVFTLWLRWLPGGGWGGPSYIIMPVIALSTSYMASIARITRSSMLEVMNSNHIRTAKAKGLPMRRIVMKHALKPSLLPVISYLGPAFVGMITGSVVIDVFFSTGGIGKFFVDSALNRDYAVMMGITILLGALTIAFNLLVDILYAWIDPKIRY, encoded by the coding sequence ATGACCGGTTACATCATCAAGCGCCTGTTTGTGGCGATCCCGACGATCCTTCTGCTGATCGTCTTTTCGTTCTTTCTCATGCATGCCGCGCCTGGCGGCCCTTTCACCTCCGAGCGCGCCCTGCCGCCGCAGGTGCTTGCCAACATCAATGCCAAATACGGTCTCGACCAGCCGCTCATAAAGCAGCTCATCGACTATATCTGGGGCATTGCCACCCGCTTCGATTTCGGCCCGTCCTTCGTCTATCCGGACCAGACGGTGAATTCGATCATCGCCCAGGGTTTTCCGGTGACGCTGACCTATGGTTTCCTGTCGGCGATCGTTGCGGTGCTGGTCGGCGTGACGCTGGGTGTCGTGGCGGCCGTGCGGCACAACACCTGGCTCGACAGCCTCGCCGTCGGCGTTTCCGTCGGCGCGCAGGTACTGCCGAACTTCGTGATGGCGCCGATCCTGGTGCTGGTGTTCACGCTGTGGCTGCGCTGGCTGCCCGGCGGGGGCTGGGGCGGTCCCTCCTATATCATCATGCCGGTGATCGCGCTTTCGACCTCCTACATGGCCTCGATTGCCCGCATCACCCGCTCCTCCATGCTTGAGGTGATGAATTCGAACCACATCCGCACCGCCAAGGCCAAGGGCCTGCCGATGCGGAGGATCGTGATGAAGCATGCGCTGAAGCCGTCGCTCCTGCCTGTCATTTCCTATCTTGGCCCGGCCTTTGTCGGCATGATCACCGGTTCGGTGGTCATCGATGTCTTCTTTTCCACCGGTGGCATCGGCAAGTTCTTCGTCGATTCCGCGCTCAACCGCGACTACGCGGTGATGATGGGCATCACCATCCTGCTCGGCGCGCTCACCATCGCCTTCAACCTTCTCGTCGATATCCTCTATGCCTGGATCGACCCGAAAATCAGGTACTGA
- a CDS encoding peptide ABC transporter substrate-binding protein: MKKTLLLSACLSLVLAAPSLAASPKPDEKLADNQTINYWLLDANKTKDPQKNSDVEGSHIARQLFEGLFNQSYEGELVPGAALSYDVSDDKTVYTFHLRPEAKWSNGDPVTADDFVYAWQRLADPATGSTYAWYEELMNVKNSSEVIAGEMEPSELGVKAVDEHTFEVTLNSPIPYFIKMTTHTSTFPVNKKVVEQYGDEWTLPGNLVGNGAYKLVDDKLGQDITLERNENYWGNDDTVIDTIHFQAVNDKNQALTRYLAGEFDYIELPAGQFPRLKEEYPDQAHAVPRSCTYAFLFNLSDKGPEALKDVRVRKALSYAMNRDVVVNNITRGGQKPAYSWTYYATADFTPPVTDYSQWTQDERNEKAKELLAEAGYGPDNPLNLTLSYNTSDDHKKIAIAAQQFWKAIGVNVTLNNTEWKVYLDDLKNHNFDIGRYAWCGDYDEASTYLDYFRSGGMNYGGFTDPDYDAMMKASLTAENPAADYDKAEQILAEQMPLVPIYFYSTPVMVPEDVKGLPVENVLQNWYGKDLYRVAE; the protein is encoded by the coding sequence ATGAAGAAGACTCTCCTGCTCTCCGCGTGTCTGAGCCTTGTGCTCGCCGCCCCAAGCCTTGCCGCCAGCCCGAAGCCCGACGAAAAGCTCGCCGACAACCAGACGATTAACTACTGGCTGCTCGATGCGAACAAGACCAAGGATCCGCAGAAGAACTCCGACGTGGAAGGCTCCCACATCGCCCGCCAGCTGTTCGAGGGCCTGTTCAACCAGTCCTACGAAGGTGAGCTGGTGCCCGGCGCGGCGCTCAGCTACGACGTCTCCGACGACAAGACAGTCTACACCTTCCATCTCCGTCCGGAGGCCAAGTGGTCGAACGGCGATCCCGTTACCGCCGACGATTTCGTCTATGCCTGGCAGCGCCTCGCCGATCCGGCGACCGGTTCGACCTATGCCTGGTACGAAGAGCTGATGAATGTGAAGAACTCCTCGGAAGTGATTGCCGGCGAGATGGAGCCCTCGGAACTCGGCGTCAAGGCCGTCGACGAGCACACATTCGAAGTCACGCTCAACAGCCCGATCCCCTATTTCATCAAGATGACCACCCACACCTCGACCTTCCCGGTCAACAAGAAGGTCGTGGAGCAGTACGGCGACGAATGGACGCTGCCGGGCAATCTCGTTGGCAACGGCGCCTACAAGCTCGTCGATGACAAGCTCGGCCAGGACATCACGCTTGAGCGCAACGAGAACTACTGGGGCAATGACGACACCGTCATCGACACCATTCATTTCCAGGCGGTCAACGACAAGAACCAGGCGCTGACCCGTTATCTCGCCGGCGAATTCGACTATATCGAGCTGCCGGCCGGCCAGTTCCCGCGCCTGAAGGAAGAGTATCCGGACCAGGCCCACGCCGTTCCGCGTTCGTGCACTTATGCTTTCCTCTTCAACCTTTCCGACAAGGGCCCGGAAGCGCTGAAGGATGTGCGCGTACGCAAGGCGCTGTCCTATGCGATGAACCGCGATGTGGTCGTCAACAACATCACCCGCGGCGGCCAGAAGCCCGCCTATAGCTGGACCTATTACGCCACCGCCGACTTCACCCCGCCGGTAACCGACTATTCGCAGTGGACCCAGGACGAGCGCAACGAAAAGGCCAAGGAGCTTCTCGCCGAAGCCGGTTACGGTCCCGACAATCCGCTCAACCTGACGCTCTCCTACAACACCTCGGACGATCACAAGAAGATCGCGATTGCCGCCCAGCAGTTCTGGAAGGCGATCGGCGTCAATGTCACGCTCAACAACACCGAGTGGAAGGTCTATCTGGACGACCTGAAGAACCACAACTTCGACATCGGCCGTTACGCCTGGTGCGGCGACTATGACGAAGCTTCGACCTATCTCGACTATTTCCGTTCGGGCGGCATGAACTATGGCGGCTTCACCGATCCGGACTACGATGCGATGATGAAGGCTTCGCTGACCGCCGAGAACCCGGCGGCCGACTACGACAAGGCCGAACAGATCCTCGCCGAGCAGATGCCGCTGGTGCCGATCTACTTCTATTCGACGCCGGTCATGGTGCCGGAGGATGTGAAGGGCCTGCCGGTCGAAAACGTTCTGCAGAACTGGTACGGCAAGGATCTTTACCGGGTTGCCGAGTAA